Below is a window of Candidatus Zixiibacteriota bacterium DNA.
GGTGGCGGCGATCGCGGCCCTCAATCAGGTCATCGCCGGACAGAGCGCGGAGTTCTGGCTGTGCTTCTACTTTGGCGATATCAGCGGGCTGGTGCCGGCCCTGCGGGAGTTTCGCGGCCAGGTGATTGCGGTGGACTGCGTTTCTCAGCCGCGAAATCTGGATATCACTCTAAATTTGGACTCGGCACACAATCGCTGCTTCGGTATCATCGAAGCGCGGAATATCAAGCTGGAGCGTCCGGAACAGGTGCGCGCGCAATTGGAACGGATCAGCGGCCGCCACCCGGATGCTTACGTTAGCCCGTCCTGCGGTCTGGAATTTCTGCCGCATCGGGACGCACTGGCAAAACTGTCATTGCTGGGCAGCGCGGTACGGGCATTTCGCGGAGGGCAGTAACATGCTGGAAACGACAAGTGTGGGCAGTTTCCCCAAGCCCGATTATCTGCAGAAAGCGCGGACGGCTTTCGCCGCGGGCAAGCTGCCGTATGCGCAGTTGCACGAGCTGGAGTTGCAGGCGACGCGCGAGACGATTCGCCTGCAGGAGGATCTCGGGATCGATATCCTCGTGCACGGCGAAATGGAACGCGGCGACATGACCACCTATTTCGCCGAGAAGCTGGTCGGCATGGGCATCAGTGATCTGGTGCGCTCCTACGGCAATCGCTATTACCGCAAACCGATCGTCGCGGGCGAACTCCAGCGGCCGCAGCCGATGACCGTGGAGATGTTCAAGTACGCGCAGTCGCTCACCTCCCGGCCGGTCAAAGGGATGCTGACCGGGCCGTATACAATGTGCGATTGGTCGTTCAACACTCACTACGAGACGCGGCGGGAAGTGGTGCTGGCGTTTGCGCGGCTGCTGCACGAGGAGGTGCGCGACCTGGAGGCGGCCGGTGCCAAGTATATCCAGATCGACGAACCGGCGATCTCGACGCGGCCGGAAGAATTGGAGATCGCGATTGAAGCCATGGGAATCGTGACGCAGGGGATCAACGCGATGACAATCTCCCACATCTGCTACGGCGATTTTAAGTCGATCTACCCGCGGCTGCTCGATCTGCCGGTGGATCAACTCGATCTGGAGTTCGCCAACTCCGGCTACAGCAATCTGGACGTTTTCCGCAAACCCAAGTTCACCAAGCGTATTGCCTTCGGGGTGCTGGACATTCACAGCCACCGGATCGAGAGCGTCGACGAAATCGTGGCGGGAATCCGCAAAGGACTGGAAGTGTTCGATCCGGAATTGATGTGGATCGATCCGGACTGCGGACTGAAGACGCGGACGACGGCGGAATCGGAAGCGAAGCTGCGCAACATGGTGGAAGCGGTGGAAGTCGTCAAGGCCGGCCACGGGCTGAAGTAGTTTCCCATGAGTCAGACGTTTCGCGAGCGCATTGCCGCCGGGCCGATCCTGGGCGACGGCGCGATGGGCACGTATTTGCACGCGAAAGGGGCTTCCTTCAATCAATGCTTGGACCAGCTCAATCTGACCACGCCGCAGTTGGTGGGCGCGGTGCACGATGAATATATCCAGGCCGGCAGCGAATTGATCGAAACCAACACCTACGGCGCTAATCGCTACAAGCTGAGTCAACACGGGCTGGGGGATTTCGTGCGCGAGATCAACGTCAAGGGGGTCAAGATCGCGCGCGACCGCCGGGAAGTGCTGGGGCGCGATATCTTCGTGGCGGGAGCGATCGGGCCGCTGGGAAAGTTGATCGGGCGCTTCGGTGGTATCTCCCCGGGCGCGGCGCGCGAGTATTTCGCGGAGCAGGCGGAGGCGCTGCTGGAAGGGGGCGTCGATCTCTTCATCATCGAGACAATGCCGGATGTCGAGGAGCTGCGGCTGGCGGTTGAAGAAGTGGCGCGGCTGTGCCGGCTGCCGATCGTGGCGCAGGTAAGCATCAAC
It encodes the following:
- a CDS encoding methionine synthase — its product is MLETTSVGSFPKPDYLQKARTAFAAGKLPYAQLHELELQATRETIRLQEDLGIDILVHGEMERGDMTTYFAEKLVGMGISDLVRSYGNRYYRKPIVAGELQRPQPMTVEMFKYAQSLTSRPVKGMLTGPYTMCDWSFNTHYETRREVVLAFARLLHEEVRDLEAAGAKYIQIDEPAISTRPEELEIAIEAMGIVTQGINAMTISHICYGDFKSIYPRLLDLPVDQLDLEFANSGYSNLDVFRKPKFTKRIAFGVLDIHSHRIESVDEIVAGIRKGLEVFDPELMWIDPDCGLKTRTTAESEAKLRNMVEAVEVVKAGHGLK